The sequence taataatcttaacAAGTCAgcaaacacactcatacaaaaACACTGCAAGCTGTACAAGCCTCTAAAGGAACTGTTTACCAGAATAATCAAATGTACTCAGTTCTTTCCATGATCAAAAATAACAAAAGTCCCCCAAACACAAATTGTATAAAAATGACTTTTCAGTGAATCCTTCCTTTAAACAGAGCATAACCCTGAACACTGCCTTAATATTGcacatatttattgtttatttatgtttaaagaCTGTGAGCTTTTAGCTAAATCAACCAATGTGACCTTAGTTGTACACCACTAAATCGGTCAAGTGCCCTTTCTCTCACcccaccaaaaacaaaaaacaggtagttttgttggtttatttgaaaattttagaaaatatttactatacatttttttaaatatagaatattttgaacaaaatgtattttctgttgctaatggttaaaaaaaaaagtaatgtgtcACAATGTCTGGATGAAGATGTTGTGAGTGAGAGGACAAGGCACTGCTTGTTATGATATGTATTCACATTTTCAGGTTTGAATGAATAAGGCCCATTCCATAAGGCTCCTCGTTCTTTCAGCACGCAGCCTGAATGAGTTACAGGGAGGGTAGCACCAGTCAGTTCGGAAATTTGCACAAATGTACAATTCACATTGATGGTCCTGGTTCTTCGCTTTCTGCTGGTGGGGTGAGCTGATCCAGAAGTTCCAAATAGAGGGCAATCCGCTCGATCAGGGAGGTGTTCTTTTCCGCTCGCAAGAGTCGAGAATACACCTGCTTGTACACCTTCACCTGCTCCTCTTCTTTAGCACTgtttaacacacatacacaaacagatCAACCATGTATAAAGAGTTACACTATATTGCCGAAAGCATCCACTTGCCTAAATtgcatttggtgatgtaaggatgggatggagctgctcggccatggaaacccattcctcTACACTCTACTGATCTTGAGCTAGTCTGAAGCctgaggtctgtagtgattgactctgcagTAAGTTGGTGACCTCTACACACTAGAgcctcagcatctgctgaccccACAAAGTCATTTTATGTTGACATAGCGAGCAACTTTCATTCCCAGTCACTTCCACTACGTTAGCACTGACAGTTGAGTGTGGAATATTTAGCAGTGAGGAAATCTATCACAGTGCCAGACTGGAATTCCCAGAGATCCTAATAGCGACACATTCTTTCACCAATGTTTGCAGACAAACCCTATTAATATGTCCTGTCTAATCACTTAATtaacaattaatttattatgCCTTATTTTAAAGCATAACCTAATTTCCgggccatcttaaagtaaagtcatgatcagtacagtgatggcggcacccaGAGATTAGGTCATGCTACGGGTTgtgaacagtggtttttaataagcttcttgtgcacttttaaagttattaatgcctcattttaatgtcagggctctccggattctatcaataaggtgtggagctactttgagcttgtaaaacgatgtaaaaagtgatttatctgcaggggcaaaatatgcccaatatcatttattctaaagcatgtttggagacACTgcaaaaaattactggatctcagaaagatgAGGGAGAACAGATGTGGGTTATTCAACAAAGGTCAAATGTTCAggtcaaaagtcaattttacaccagagtacATAAATCTCATTTTCACCTGGGTTTCCGTTTACTTGTGGCACTGAGTTTGACCAGCTGCAGGAGCAGGAAGGAGAAACTGGGCTCAAAGACACCAATCAGCTTCAGCACCTCCTGTGTGTTCAGGCCTGAGGAGGCAGAGCTATCACACCCCGCACCGGCTTCATCAGGATTGTCTGTGTCTTCTATTGCGACTGCCTGCGAACATATTAATAATCATTAACCTTTCAAAACAGTAAGATAATAAGGTCTCATTTTTGGCATGCCTCTCTGTATACCTCTTTCTGCTCTTGCTCCTGTAGCTCCTTATGGATTAACCTGAAGGCATGGCGTGTTTCATTCATGATCTCTAAAGCACCTGTTAGGGTTTTTAATTTCACAGCACTACTACTCTGCCCTGAAAAACACAGAAATAGCAACATTAACACAAGTTTAAACACAAAAAGACAGACATTTGAATGTGCAAAAATACATCACACACATGCGCAATAAAGACTACCGACTACTGTGTGAGACTGACCTGCCATGGTAAACTCAGCAAAGGCTACTCTCTCAAGCAGCGTGCGAAGAAGCTCACATGGTGCGTCACTCAGACTGAGAAACAACCGGACAGCTTTGGAGTAATGGAGCTCTGCTAGAGACCTATGCTGCTTCCGTAAACTCTCATCACCCACCTGCAGAAGGCACAGAGTCGAGGTAAATGTGAGTGTCTGTACTGATATGCAAGGGCATATGACTATGGAAATGGAAACATGGAAATGAACAAGAGGATGTGTTTACCTGGTTACGGTAGCAGCTGTGGTACATGGAGGCAAGTCTGTGGTGAATGGTAGCTGCTCTGTACTGGTAGAGCGGCTGACGAGCAGACTCTGTCTGGAGGTCACAGTATCGCAGAGATTTCATCATGGCATCCGTCACTTCCCTTTCGATCTAAAGTGAAAAGTTAGAATGGAAAATCTTTTGTGAAAAGCTTGATTTAAATGTTATAAGTTTAACTAGCATTCATGGTTTAGTAATAGTATATTCCGATTACAGTAAGGTGGCCTAAGCCCAATACCATTTCCCACTTGGCCCTACCTAAGAAAATCACTAGCAAGATAGCagcaaagaaacccacaaatttgagtattttctttGTTACGATATCACGATGTGTACAATAAAtttgataaccactatattaccatagtttaatgtgtagattcaatgttttatggccattttctttataacaggCATAAAAAAACAGCTATTAGTTAGTCTAAGTAGCTTAGTAGCCACCTTAAATGGTTCAACAGTCGGAGGAGACTGCATAATTAAAGATGAAGaggaaaattacaataaaataatagctAATAAAAGCAGAAACAATAATTGCTACACAATCGGCCCTCTTTCTAAAGACATAGGATGCCCTAAATTTAACTAATTAACCAGCAACTAGGTTGTTTAACTTTAGCACATCACTGTTTTATATCTGTATAGGGTGCATGaatggttgtcccaattcttattgGAGAGGATTTCAACCCTTTCAcatgtaactctgttccaaggggacgagttacacactcaaaaacaaggggtaggggagcaaaagagaaatgggattgtgcTTTAGTCTGTGTGTGCACAAGCGTGTGCACAAGCGTGTGCATTACCTGTTCTTGAGCTTTTCGGGATAGTGGAGCATAGTCCTGCAGTAATGTGGCCAGGGTGAAATACGTGGTGGAAAGCTCCCAGTTAACAGAGTCCCATACTGCTTCATGGCTCTCTCTGCTGCCCAGGCATTTCATGGCCCTCTGATAGTAATCTACAGCCTAAACACAGGTAGAAGGATATGATTATAGTACGctaaatgagatttaaaaaaataaaaaaataaatagtaataataataataataatattttatgattacataaaaatatactgtattgatCTGTAAATGCACTGTGACTAATCAAACAATTTATACACAAGATAAGACAAATATGTTATATACATTTTACACTGCTCAGTTTAAAACTAATCAGTTTTACAACTGGTGCATAGTTAGTTTGTGCATGAGTACCTTGTTGTAATATAGAGCCTCTTCTGGAGAAAACTCTCCTCTGCTCTCCTCAGAGGTCATGGCGCAGTGGGCCTGGGCACAGATGCGCATCAGTCTGCCGATGTTACACAGCAGCAGAGCTTTATTCACAGAGTCAGAAATGGCCTCAAAGTTCTGCATACCCTTCTCAAAATACGAAAAGCTTTTCTTCCACAGTTCTTGCTCTGCTGCACAAACCGACCTCCGCACtgcaagagagagaggaaaggacagaaaatagagtaaaattttaaatatactaCCACTGTGTGATCTGTAAATACAAGCTACCTGGGTTgaaatctagaaatctagaaTCTAGCACTCACCCCCTTCTTTCTCTGTCTGCAAAGCTGCAGCCTGGTTCATGTAGAACACACCCATCTCATTGCGGATGTTGCCAAGCCGCTTCAGAACTTGTGCCTGCTGCTCCTGGCCCAGGTCCTTCAGAGCCTCAGAGGTCAAAAGGTCATGGGCAGCCTCATAACACTTACTACTGACAAACAGCTGGTACTCTGGGTCAGTGGCTAGATCAGTGGCCACGTTGAATGCTGGAGAAATAATACACACAGATCATTACAACAGTggataaaagcaaaaagactaaACAACACTCTTATTTAGGAATTATGATAGAAATTTATTTGATACATAAAACATGACTGACACCAGTAAATGATGCAAGGAACTGTAAACGTTTGTCTGAAATTTAAATCGAAAAATATAAATCAATTTGGCTTTTGGATTTTAAGGTcatgtttttcattcattttggacCTGTTGTAACCATTGCATAAATAAAATCTTGAAAATTATCTTGCTTTTAAGCAaatttacaaaactacaattttaaatatttattaaacaatgaACATTTTCATATCCACCAGGCatattaaaaacgttttttttactacataatttaggtctctgaatattcagtgcatcctaAGATACTATAATACAATGTGCAGACAATGTGTACATTGTTAAAGATGGAATGCATTAGAGTTATAGCTGAGAGACCTTGGCAGGAGCTCTCCCGGTGCAGACAATGAAGGATCTCCTGGTCGTCTCTGGTCTGATAGCTGTACTCTTCCAGATAGGCAGCTCTGTTTGAGGCATTCTGCGCCAGCATTAGCTGTATGTCTCCACACAGAGACAAACACTGACTGTGGAACAACAAGACACGTGGGTACAGTCCACTGCATATAGCACAATATGCATCTACAcaaagcaagaaaaaaagaaagagaaaacacaacaacattagaataaaagatgttaaaacgtttttttctgcatttttagtTTTTGACATGGCTTTTTAAAAGTAATCAAAAATCAACTATATGCTGGTATTCATCAGTCTATTCTCTGTTGCTGAGGTCTTCTCACCATGACACTGCAGGGCCAGTTTGATGTACCGCAGGGCACGGCCATACTTCAACAGGTTGGTGGCAGCCTCGGCCAGTACATAGTAGGCTTTTGAGGCTTTTAGGAAAAGCTGCAGCTTCATCTGGTGTTGCCAGGAGCCAGGCAGCATGCCCGAGCGCATGGGTAACTTGAGGCCCTCACCACAAGGGGCAGCTATGGAGCAGAACAACAAAAGGAGTTAAGGCAGGAACAGATTTGGCCAAAAATTGATTGATTTGTGGGGGGTCTGAATCTGACCTCTGTCAAGCAGAAGGGCAATCTCTTTCTCCACTGCTCTGGCTCCACTCTCCTCATATTTCAGAGGAATGGGTGTATTGGGGTCAGCTGCTGGCAAATCACTTTCCTTCTTTATGCTGCTATCCACTGCCTTCAGGCCCTAAAGCACACAGAAGGAAAGTCTGTCAATTTCTCAACatcactttttaaccaatacatttccatgatattttcatgacttttctaaggcaaatttccatgacaataagatttttaaaacatcagtacagacatggagagtaaaaccaaaaatcaactaaaactataattgaaatagattatagtaggtctaaaattaatcataaaattgtcacacacaatctttaataataaaatgtgtgtcagatcctgagaaaTCCAtggtgtagggctaaattactgaattacctCAGAGCTGACGTATTTTTgatagctcaaaatagattttttccagatttttcatgaccatatgaaccCTGGTTTATAGAAATATGAAAGTCAGTGCATATGCTTACCTTTAGGACGTAGCAAAGGACAAGCCTACACTTCTCTTCTTTGTCTTGGGGCACAGGAAAAGAACAGTTGGGCTGGTTGAGGGACATACATACAGTTTCTCACTGTTAGAGTACCATTTGGACATGGTATTTTTATGGTATTAATAAtatgaacaataaacaaaattaaaaaggcCCTGGTGTAGAAAAAGAGCAAACGTACTCGGATCTTGTGAGTGGACGTGTACTTCTCGGGAACGGACAGCTCTCCCACAGACTTAATGATGGCCACAGCCTTGCAATCCTTTAAAGACTCAGAAGAGGGGCTGTATGAGCAGCTCtcgtcttcatcatcatcatcgctcTCATCGTCATCCTCACTGTAACTGTCTTCTGAGCCTCCGTTCCTAAGAGATTCCCCATTCCCCTCTTCCTCACTCGAGTCGTCAAGCTGGAAAAGCTCGGAAAGCATGTAGTGTGCAGAGGCTATGATCTAAACAACAATCAGAAGATGAAAAAGATGTGATAATCACTGACAAATCTATGAGAAGTCaagcagaaacaaacaaaagCCATCTGGGAAACAATAAGAAGGGAAATGGTATGTACTTGCGGGTGTTTTTCCTCATCCAATAGTTTAATACAGTTGAGTAGGAGAGTTCTGATGGTCCCATAATGCTTGCTGTTTTGGGTCTTTTTAAGCATCATATTGCTGGCCACTCTGTCAACCAGAAAATAGcatgtctgttagcatcacttaCAGTGGCGGATGAACAAAGCATCATAGTATAGTGTTCATTATGTAAGAGCAAGTTCTAGATGTGGTTCTTACTTATACAGCAGCACAGCCACAGGCAGAGTGAAGGGATTTTGGCATTTTTCTTCAGGTGCTTCCTCACACAATGTGGTCAGGTCATATAGCTTTACAATGTCACTTCCACTGGCTAGAGGAAAACAAAAGGTAAATGGCATTAGAATGCTTAAACATGTATAGGATACAGTATTTATAACACTTTTTGCAAATTGCTCATGGTCATAATAACAAAATTGCATTACTCAGAAAAAATACCGTAATTATCACTTACCCTTAAAGAGCCAATAGGTGTGTCCCTCTTTGGTACAATTAGActtaagaaaagaaagaatattCTGGGCAATGTCCTTCACAACTCGAGTGGAAAATGTCGAATTTTCCAAATCAGGGATGTCCTCTGTCTTTATCATCTCATATTTCTATTAACAACAAATGAGACACTAAATGAGATACTaaagcatgtttttatttattattcagttacaAGAACAGTATAGGGTTTTGTATAATTTCAGGCCAttgtgttttaaaacaagctcttgttgatattaaaaaagaagaaaagattttgaaaaatatttaaatgatgttGGTAATATTCCTGTTTTATTTTAGATGTTTGAATTTTGTAAAAGAAACGATTATGTTAATGTAACATGTTtgctttactttcacttttattattGTATGTAACAAAAGATGCTGTAAAGAAACATGACTGAAACATTTCGTAGGTGCTGTTTTCTGTAAaatgcttttgaaaaactttaataaaatgtatataaaagaacAGTATAGGGAATAACAAGTTTTACCTGTACTATTCCATTCACGTGAAAACACATGACAAGCTCTGGCACATTGCACATCAAATTGTCCAACCAGTAATCAATCCCAGTGAGGATGTTGATTGGTTTGTTGTTATCCCTTGAAGAGATGGGAAAGAACAAGATTAGCATCTCAATCTTGCATCTAGGGTCTATGTCAGAACCCCCCCATTAGGATAAGAACTCATGATCTATTCAAATTAAATACTCTATCTTGTCCATTCTGTGAAAAAGAGAAATGTAAATCTGAAGTGAGCTCAGACCTGAGTCTTAGACTGACTGCTGGGTAGCGCCCTCCTCCAAAGATGGGCATATTGGACCCCACTAACATATGGATGTCCTCAAATGTCCAGAGGATGTTCCGTACATATTCATTCCTTAAGCCCTGTGCCAAAAAGAGAGAAGACTAGCTAAATAACACTGATTATGTCTAGTGATTCTACTTTCATTCAGTAACACAAGCAAAAATAATTGTGCTTTACTCTTACCTGGCTATTCTCTCCTTCATTAAAAAGTGTGGGAAGGTTCTGCTCTTTAGGAACAGATGACACATGACCAAGAGCATACGTGTTCCCCACTcgctcctgaaaaaaaaaagaaaaagagaatataAAACCTCTCTAAAATCGATTTCAGACATAAACAAACGAAGCAGCTAATTATACCTCTTTGGGAATAGTGGACTGCTCTGATTCAGAGGCAGGGCTGCTGAAGGGTGCAGGCCAGGACGGACCATATTCAGCACTTCCACAAGCCTCTTCTTCCTCAGCACAGTTGTCCGAGTCTGAGGGCACAGGTTCGGCAACATCATTTCCATGTATACTGAAAGACAAGACAAAGTAGTGCACTTGATTACTGATGGCATTAGACGAGAACTATTACTATAATACTAATGTTCAGTTAAGAAgccattattaatatatatttctagCTCACCTGTAGTAAAGAAACTTGGAGAGGATGGCCTTTTCATACCAATGCTCTTTACTTTTCTTCTTCCTTTGCCACTTCTGGTCAATAAGTCTCTGGTAAAACTCCTTTAACCACGTCCAGTCTCCCGTCTAAACATGTGAAATAATTCAAATAAGCTCAATAAACTAAAATCTTATGTTGTTGGTTAGGTTTGGCATAATACAATGTGTAATTACACCATTCACTATATACCATTGGTAAGGCCTTCAGAGCTCACAAGACAAGAAGCAAATATGAAAGTAGATTAAGCATGTTATCTCAGTAGAAGGGAATGTGCTCACATGGGATGACCGCATAAAGAGCTCTTGAATGTCAAGCTCATCCAGCAGCAGAGTCCTGCCCACCCGATGAACTGCCATGCTGACATGAGACTTACTATACGGGATCTTCAGCAACTTTTTTATGTTCTGtcaaagacagaaagagacagtgaTAATAGAGCCCAGAATTCAGAGGACTGATCAGCAACTGatattttagataactttataacaaaaaaaaacaactcacctctgaatcagacaccacatcaACATCATTCCCAATCGAGTCAATGAAGTCATAGGCCATACCAAagcttaaaaaacacaaataaaagcaattaattattataagaaGATCAACTTAAAAATTCAAGAATGCATTTATTATTCAAGAATACatcttttaacttctattacttttgtacttcactattataagtcgctttggacaaaagcatctgccaaatgtaatttaatgtaatgtaatgtaatgtaatgtaatgtaattttctgAAAATCTCAATGAGAGTGTTTATTGTTTATACCTAGAGAATGGCTTGCTTTTACTGCTGGATCCAAGTACAGTGGTCCCAGCAGAGCCGAGCTGGGCACTCTCTCGCAGCCAGTTGGCAGGGGGCAACTTGAGATCGGTCTGCTCCTGAAGAAGTGCATAGGTGGCCGGAGGTGGTGCGGCAGAGTATTTCACCACAGCACGACTCTTTACTTCATTATTACCAAGACATTCAACCACCccctaaacaacaaacaaacaacagtgCTTACAGACAATGCAATGTAGTATATTAATCAGaacttaaaacattaaacttcaCAAGCACAActacataaacataaacaaagaaCAGAAGGAAGATTTAAGCCATCTGCATCTTTTAAAATCGGACTGTTTGCTACCAAAATAAACGTCTtacatgtattatattatttatgattattCTATTAACAGTTTCCCCTACTATGTGTCTAGTGACATGGCTCCTTCCTCTCCATTATGCAAGACTGGTGTAAAGGAGGAGAACACAAACACTGAACCAAATAAACAgctcaaaatgaaaaataataaaaaagaatgtgTCCTTTTTAAATAGGAATTCATGAATTTCTCCAGAAACCAATGATCAACATGTTGTTAACAATATTAACAACACTCTCTGTGAACTGAACATTGGTGTATAATGACAGTGGGATTTTTGCTTTTGCAACAAGCAAGTGTTAACGTGGGCATGGTTTAATTTATTCTATGTGACTT is a genomic window of Astyanax mexicanus isolate ESR-SI-001 chromosome 14, AstMex3_surface, whole genome shotgun sequence containing:
- the edrf1 gene encoding erythroid differentiation-related factor 1; amino-acid sequence: MSSPQQEQVSSVSADHRHEDLEHDSAASDDTKQGVVECLGNNEVKSRAVVKYSAAPPPATYALLQEQTDLKLPPANWLRESAQLGSAGTTVLGSSSKSKPFSSFGMAYDFIDSIGNDVDVVSDSENIKKLLKIPYSKSHVSMAVHRVGRTLLLDELDIQELFMRSSHTGDWTWLKEFYQRLIDQKWQRKKKSKEHWYEKAILSKFLYYSIHGNDVAEPVPSDSDNCAEEEEACGSAEYGPSWPAPFSSPASESEQSTIPKEERVGNTYALGHVSSVPKEQNLPTLFNEGENSQGLRNEYVRNILWTFEDIHMLVGSNMPIFGGGRYPAVSLRLRDNNKPINILTGIDYWLDNLMCNVPELVMCFHVNGIVQKYEMIKTEDIPDLENSTFSTRVVKDIAQNILSFLKSNCTKEGHTYWLFKASGSDIVKLYDLTTLCEEAPEEKCQNPFTLPVAVLLYKVASNMMLKKTQNSKHYGTIRTLLLNCIKLLDEEKHPQIIASAHYMLSELFQLDDSSEEEGNGESLRNGGSEDSYSEDDDESDDDDEDESCSYSPSSESLKDCKAVAIIKSVGELSVPEKYTSTHKIRPNCSFPVPQDKEEKCRLVLCYVLKGLKAVDSSIKKESDLPAADPNTPIPLKYEESGARAVEKEIALLLDRAAPCGEGLKLPMRSGMLPGSWQHQMKLQLFLKASKAYYVLAEAATNLLKYGRALRYIKLALQCHDAYCAICSGLYPRVLLFHSQCLSLCGDIQLMLAQNASNRAAYLEEYSYQTRDDQEILHCLHRESSCQAFNVATDLATDPEYQLFVSSKCYEAAHDLLTSEALKDLGQEQQAQVLKRLGNIRNEMGVFYMNQAAALQTEKEGVRRSVCAAEQELWKKSFSYFEKGMQNFEAISDSVNKALLLCNIGRLMRICAQAHCAMTSEESRGEFSPEEALYYNKAVDYYQRAMKCLGSRESHEAVWDSVNWELSTTYFTLATLLQDYAPLSRKAQEQIEREVTDAMMKSLRYCDLQTESARQPLYQYRAATIHHRLASMYHSCYRNQVGDESLRKQHRSLAELHYSKAVRLFLSLSDAPCELLRTLLERVAFAEFTMAGQSSSAVKLKTLTGALEIMNETRHAFRLIHKELQEQEQKEAVAIEDTDNPDEAGAGCDSSASSGLNTQEVLKLIGVFEPSFSFLLLQLVKLSATSKRKPSAKEEEQVKVYKQVYSRLLRAEKNTSLIERIALYLELLDQLTPPAESEEPGPSM